A single genomic interval of Paenibacillus macerans harbors:
- a CDS encoding GNAT family N-acetyltransferase produces the protein MYRKELFVFDGDRPVPAVIRNYKEKDFPGLIRIQQESFPPPFPAELWWNTEQLSKHVELFPEGALCVEADGEIAGSMTGLLVDFDPRAPEHSWAEVTDNGYIRNHNPKGNTLYVVDISVRPSYRKLGLGKWLMLSMYDLVVHKELERLLGGGRMPGYHKQADEMTAEQYLETVLKGELKDPVITFLLRCGRTPVTVVADYLEDEESRNYAALMEWKNPFYPVTFK, from the coding sequence ATGTATCGGAAAGAGCTGTTTGTGTTTGACGGGGACCGGCCGGTTCCGGCGGTCATCCGAAATTATAAGGAGAAGGATTTTCCGGGCTTGATCCGCATTCAGCAGGAAAGCTTTCCGCCGCCGTTTCCTGCGGAATTATGGTGGAACACCGAGCAGCTAAGCAAGCATGTTGAGCTGTTTCCGGAAGGGGCTTTATGCGTCGAGGCGGATGGGGAAATAGCCGGATCGATGACCGGTTTGCTGGTCGACTTTGACCCGCGCGCACCGGAGCATTCCTGGGCGGAGGTTACCGATAACGGCTATATCCGCAACCATAATCCCAAGGGGAATACGCTGTACGTCGTCGATATCAGCGTACGGCCGTCCTACCGCAAGCTGGGGCTTGGCAAATGGCTGATGTTGTCCATGTATGACCTTGTCGTGCATAAAGAGCTGGAACGCTTGTTGGGCGGAGGAAGAATGCCCGGCTATCACAAGCAGGCGGATGAAATGACGGCGGAGCAGTACCTGGAGACGGTGCTCAAAGGTGAATTAAAGGACCCCGTCATTACCTTCCTCCTTCGCTGCGGCCGAACTCCCGTCACCGTCGTAGCGGATTATTTGGAGGATGAGGAATCGCGCAATTATGCCGCGCTGATGGAATGGAAAAATCCTTTTTATCCCGTAACATTCAAATAG
- a CDS encoding spore coat protein — MIPILERMMGVDTLTDEIIAMDFLLSAKTGVRNYAMAVTECATPEVKAILAKQLEEAINTHEMIVDYMMRRGFYKPYAIDEQIGRDLQNIQTALNIPS, encoded by the coding sequence ATGATTCCTATTCTGGAACGTATGATGGGTGTGGACACGTTGACCGATGAAATCATCGCCATGGATTTTTTACTGAGCGCCAAAACCGGGGTCAGAAACTACGCCATGGCCGTGACGGAATGCGCCACTCCGGAAGTCAAAGCCATTTTGGCCAAACAACTGGAGGAAGCGATCAACACGCATGAGATGATCGTCGACTACATGATGAGACGCGGATTCTACAAGCCTTACGCGATAGACGAGCAAATCGGGCGGGACCTGCAAAACATTCAAACCGCTCTGAACATCCCGTCCTGA
- a CDS encoding zinc-dependent alcohol dehydrogenase — MKAVTYQGIKNIAVKEVPSPKIEKPDDMIIKITSSAICGSDLHLLHGMIPNLRENYIIGHEPMGIVEEAGPAVTKLKKGDRVIIPFTIACGECFYCKNHLESQCDNANEHGDMGGYFGYSENTGGYPGGQAEYLRVPFANFTHFKIPENCEEPDEKLCLIADAMPTAFWSVDNAGVKDGDTVVIFGCGPIGLLAQKFAWLKGAGRVIAVDYVDYRLQHAKRTNNVEIVNLEQHENVGNYLKELTKGGADVVIDAVGMDGKMSDLEFLASGLKLQGGTMSALIMAAQAVRKGGTIQVTGVYGGRYNGFPLGDIMQRNINLRSGQAPVIHYMPYMYELITTGKVNPGDIVTHVIPLSEAKHGYEMFDTKTEDCIKVILKP; from the coding sequence ATGAAAGCCGTCACTTATCAAGGAATCAAAAATATTGCCGTCAAAGAGGTGCCCTCCCCCAAAATCGAGAAACCCGACGATATGATCATCAAAATCACCAGTTCGGCCATCTGCGGCTCCGACCTCCACCTGCTTCACGGGATGATCCCCAATCTTCGGGAGAATTATATCATCGGACACGAACCGATGGGAATTGTGGAAGAGGCCGGCCCCGCGGTTACGAAGCTGAAGAAAGGCGACCGGGTGATTATCCCCTTCACGATCGCCTGCGGAGAATGTTTCTATTGCAAAAACCATCTGGAAAGCCAATGCGACAATGCCAATGAACACGGGGATATGGGAGGTTACTTCGGCTACTCCGAAAACACGGGCGGCTACCCCGGCGGACAAGCCGAATATTTGCGCGTTCCCTTCGCGAATTTTACCCATTTCAAAATCCCGGAAAACTGCGAAGAACCGGATGAAAAGCTGTGTCTGATCGCCGACGCGATGCCGACGGCGTTTTGGAGCGTCGATAATGCCGGAGTTAAAGACGGAGATACCGTGGTCATATTCGGCTGCGGTCCCATTGGGCTGCTGGCGCAGAAGTTCGCCTGGTTGAAAGGGGCAGGGCGGGTGATCGCCGTCGATTACGTCGACTATCGTCTGCAGCATGCGAAGCGCACGAACAACGTGGAAATCGTCAATTTGGAGCAGCATGAGAACGTTGGAAACTATCTCAAAGAACTGACCAAAGGCGGCGCGGACGTCGTCATCGATGCGGTCGGCATGGACGGGAAAATGAGCGACCTGGAGTTTTTGGCCAGCGGGCTGAAGCTGCAAGGCGGAACGATGAGCGCTTTGATTATGGCCGCCCAGGCGGTCCGCAAGGGTGGAACGATCCAAGTCACCGGGGTGTACGGCGGACGTTATAACGGCTTTCCGCTTGGCGACATCATGCAGCGCAATATCAATCTCCGCTCGGGACAAGCCCCGGTCATTCATTACATGCCGTATATGTACGAACTGATCACCACGGGCAAAGTCAATCCCGGCGATATCGTCACGCACGTCATTCCGCTTAGCGAGGCGAAACACGGGTATGAAATGTTCGATACGAAAACGGAAGATTGCATCAAAGTCATCCTGAAGCCTTAA
- a CDS encoding spore coat protein, whose translation MNHDDLDPINALNMPEMADMTFAMDFLMRAKEGVRNTAIALTETASPEARVLLRNQLRQGIALHQEISELMIRKKWFHPYELQEQYQLDQLSAKNTVMIGQMNLFPADTRRKGMFDRTPDEHLGGHQA comes from the coding sequence ATGAATCACGATGATTTGGATCCGATCAACGCGCTGAATATGCCGGAAATGGCGGACATGACCTTCGCTATGGACTTTCTGATGCGGGCGAAGGAAGGGGTAAGAAATACGGCGATCGCTCTCACGGAAACGGCGTCTCCGGAAGCCCGCGTTCTGCTCCGCAATCAACTCCGGCAAGGAATCGCGCTGCACCAGGAAATCTCCGAACTAATGATACGAAAAAAATGGTTTCACCCTTACGAGCTGCAAGAACAATATCAGCTCGATCAGCTTTCGGCCAAAAACACGGTCATGATCGGGCAGATGAATTTATTCCCTGCGGATACGCGCCGCAAGGGCATGTTCGATCGGACGCCGGACGAACACCTGGGAGGGCATCAAGCATGA
- a CDS encoding spore germination protein, with protein sequence MYGRPSIITNNIYILKINSIENASAVNIGENYLIDWNNSSKHTHGFGNNSGDDSGFFGLRSAIDDRDLIDAPSFFNKVKELNCCS encoded by the coding sequence ATGTACGGAAGGCCTTCCATCATAACCAACAACATCTATATCCTTAAAATTAACTCCATTGAAAACGCATCTGCCGTGAATATAGGCGAGAATTATTTGATCGATTGGAACAATTCGTCCAAACATACCCATGGCTTCGGCAATAATTCCGGTGATGACAGCGGTTTCTTCGGCTTACGATCGGCTATCGACGATCGGGACCTAATCGATGCCCCGTCCTTCTTCAATAAGGTTAAGGAATTAAATTGCTGCAGCTAA
- a CDS encoding Hsp20/alpha crystallin family protein — protein MDMDRLKKWFEIAQQFHGKEFWDDVFREQIKPFKNSSEAYTSNLNESFSGMEQQPDSPQMEYPPIDVLKSEHEMLIVVDVPGYNKDQIEVYIEGRQLRIQGEPNMNYNGFTFIKSERHNGAFQRVIGLPGRVDTKEVTSFMDKGLLLIRFPIKPVQGRKVIID, from the coding sequence ATGGACATGGATAGGCTCAAAAAATGGTTCGAAATCGCGCAGCAGTTTCATGGCAAGGAATTTTGGGATGACGTCTTTCGCGAACAAATAAAGCCCTTTAAAAATTCCTCCGAAGCCTATACTTCAAATTTAAACGAAAGTTTTTCCGGTATGGAGCAGCAGCCCGATTCTCCCCAAATGGAATATCCTCCGATTGATGTCTTGAAAAGCGAGCATGAGATGCTGATCGTTGTTGATGTGCCCGGTTATAACAAGGACCAAATCGAGGTATATATCGAGGGCAGGCAATTAAGGATACAAGGAGAACCGAACATGAATTACAACGGATTTACATTCATTAAATCGGAAAGGCATAACGGCGCTTTCCAGCGAGTTATCGGCTTGCCCGGCCGCGTCGACACGAAGGAGGTTACTTCCTTCATGGATAAGGGGCTGCTGCTCATCCGGTTTCCGATTAAACCCGTACAAGGGAGGAAGGTCATCATTGATTAG
- a CDS encoding YjcZ family sporulation protein → MGLGLGAGAGFSCAGFGGGLWTSTGVILVLFILLVIISVSWI, encoded by the coding sequence ATGGGATTAGGATTAGGAGCGGGCGCAGGATTTAGCTGCGCAGGATTTGGCGGTGGACTCTGGACTAGTACGGGAGTAATCCTGGTACTGTTTATTCTCTTGGTAATTATTAGTGTATCCTGGATTTAA